A genome region from Rhizobium jaguaris includes the following:
- a CDS encoding maleate cis-trans isomerase family protein — MSNFLGKRLRIGIAVPSTNTSAQPEMDDMRPFDVTNHIARIVIEDDSLTHQAGFNKVIEDIRRATPDAVRSLRHCGLAAIIAAVSPDGYWKGREAHLALHRELTVAGGGPKIITSADAITSALEALGGVRRIGLISPYLELGDEPVSRFFADSGIEVIATHGLGGRTPSNISHVTLADLRDAVVNVNRPEVEAVVQVGTNVPMAAFAQMAENWIGKPVLSNNAALYWHALRSCGISDPIPDRGVLYEKH, encoded by the coding sequence GTGAGCAACTTCTTAGGAAAACGTCTGCGGATTGGGATCGCCGTCCCTTCTACCAATACATCTGCGCAGCCGGAAATGGACGACATGCGCCCATTTGACGTAACAAACCACATCGCCCGGATCGTCATCGAAGATGACTCGCTGACGCATCAAGCGGGCTTCAACAAAGTAATCGAAGATATTCGCCGCGCTACACCCGATGCGGTTCGTAGCCTCCGCCATTGCGGCCTTGCGGCTATAATTGCAGCGGTATCGCCGGACGGTTACTGGAAAGGGCGAGAAGCTCATCTCGCCCTGCATCGGGAACTGACCGTCGCCGGCGGCGGCCCCAAGATCATCACAAGCGCGGACGCCATCACTTCTGCCCTCGAAGCACTTGGCGGCGTACGTCGCATCGGCTTGATCTCGCCCTATCTGGAACTCGGCGACGAGCCGGTCTCCCGCTTTTTCGCCGATAGCGGGATTGAGGTCATCGCCACCCACGGTTTGGGCGGCCGCACTCCATCAAATATTTCTCATGTCACCTTGGCGGATCTCAGGGATGCTGTAGTCAACGTGAACCGCCCAGAGGTGGAGGCCGTGGTCCAAGTCGGCACCAATGTACCGATGGCGGCTTTCGCCCAGATGGCGGAAAACTGGATTGGCAAGCCTGTGCTTTCCAACAACGCCGCTCTGTACTGGCACGCATTGCGCAGTTGCGGCATATCCGATCCAATTCCGGACCGTGGAGTGCTTTACGAAAAGCATTAA
- a CDS encoding amino acid adenylation domain-containing protein, translating to MQSPTSLVDLLLRQERCRSDDIAVCDDSSALRYRDLVKNAAAVGVVLKRVGVGGGSPVGLFVESSIDMMVGLWGILFAGGAYLPLGADYPVDRLTYMIRDAGIKVIVTQEKLRKKLAGMILPDLVVVALDGLPNADPDEGTDAVGAPELLGTELAYIIYTSGTTGAPKGVGISQAAILNQLTWLQNEQHLCVGEIILQKTPASFDAAQWELLAVCCGAQVVMGRPGVYRDPTGIIEQIRSHRVTMLQGVPTLLQALVDISEFGSCTTLTSIFSGGEALTRKLSSRVFEARPGCRLVNLYGPTECTINATAYSVDPTTVDDAPDMIPIGMPVANTTCHVLNEALIEVSDGEVGELYIGGPQLAEGYHERDDLTAQRFIHWFDSSKGIPLRLYKTGDFVHRNKDGVLVFQGRVDNQVKFRGYRIELDEIRVAIENHDWVKSAGVFVKPHPRTQQPMLVAGIELNPREAQLMDQGVASAHHRSKKSRLQVRAQLSDGGLRSTDELKSHPAIKLAGTNTTAAQRAFAFARKTYRFFEGGDTTVTDLLSLLAQPEREAAKANGPDELTAETLGHLLRHLGRFTSTERLLPKLAYASPGALYATQVYLELSGMAGLDAGYYYYHPARHELVRTKPRDATDRPRMRFHFVGKIKAIESVYKNNIREVLEFETGHILGLLDHVLPQYGLGVGAGYADPGAMPYLDCAEGHIYLAAYDIVANDERQTQIAVDFFLQAHGNRIEGLAQGQYAYRDGALVPFSPHILEARHVIAINQRVYERASGMISMISRSAESWHAYIDLGRALQRLQQNEQRIGTMSSGYSSKSGNDLAAAVRLRDILTERGLKADVCYSAVFGKVSAAQQTHEGMHEDTVHMEGPAELIRKDLQTTLPDYMVPSKIALIAKMPHSASGKVDVNALKALPEFQDGDAEREVVMPRNETEEHLARIWSEELDVEDLSIHDDFFEIGGDSLQAVQLVLSVNNAFGVDLPVQVLFEDSTIADLARRLDANGPRHTVSRAVTLKNGSGKPIFCWPGLGGYPMNLRHLANALNTARPFIGVQALGVNAGENICHSIHEMSLRDTLMMREMQPKGPYTLWGYSFGARVAYETAWYLEQAGEEVAELILIAPGSPRLPGGDPVRGDLATLFRDASFLTILYSVFAQTIAPERVAPVIATVRDETSFINFIAAEKPELDIGVITRITRLVAQTYTPEYGLQMKERELLAHVCLFKARGDDLSFLEQAIGTLRQPASVVSLSPDHYELLKQSRVVELAQAIRRHAPAWQRSHSQRLSLEESV from the coding sequence ATGCAGTCTCCGACATCGCTCGTAGACCTCCTGCTTCGGCAAGAGCGCTGCAGAAGCGACGATATTGCCGTGTGCGACGACTCAAGCGCTTTGCGCTACCGCGATCTGGTTAAGAATGCCGCGGCTGTGGGAGTTGTGCTGAAACGAGTAGGGGTTGGCGGGGGAAGTCCGGTCGGCCTCTTCGTAGAATCCTCGATAGATATGATGGTGGGACTCTGGGGCATTCTGTTTGCCGGCGGCGCCTATTTGCCGCTTGGCGCGGATTATCCGGTTGACCGGCTGACATATATGATCCGCGATGCCGGCATCAAGGTAATCGTTACGCAGGAAAAGCTTCGCAAGAAGCTCGCGGGAATGATCCTTCCAGACCTTGTGGTCGTCGCTCTCGACGGTCTGCCCAACGCTGATCCTGACGAAGGCACGGATGCCGTGGGTGCGCCAGAACTGCTCGGCACCGAGCTTGCCTACATAATCTACACCTCGGGTACGACGGGCGCCCCGAAAGGCGTCGGCATTTCCCAGGCAGCAATCCTCAACCAGCTGACCTGGTTGCAAAACGAGCAGCATTTGTGCGTGGGGGAAATTATTCTTCAAAAGACGCCCGCAAGTTTCGATGCCGCACAATGGGAATTGCTGGCGGTATGTTGCGGAGCGCAGGTCGTCATGGGACGTCCTGGCGTTTATCGAGACCCAACGGGGATTATTGAACAAATCCGAAGCCATCGGGTCACCATGCTGCAAGGGGTTCCAACGCTTCTCCAGGCGCTCGTCGACATTTCCGAATTCGGTTCCTGCACGACACTGACCAGTATATTCAGTGGCGGTGAGGCTCTAACCCGAAAACTATCCAGTCGTGTTTTCGAGGCGCGACCCGGCTGCCGTCTTGTCAATCTCTATGGGCCGACCGAGTGCACCATCAACGCCACCGCCTACTCCGTTGATCCGACGACCGTCGACGACGCGCCGGACATGATACCGATTGGGATGCCGGTCGCGAATACGACCTGCCACGTCCTGAACGAAGCGCTTATAGAGGTGAGCGACGGAGAAGTCGGCGAACTTTATATCGGCGGTCCGCAGTTGGCCGAAGGATATCACGAGCGCGACGACCTTACCGCGCAGCGCTTTATCCACTGGTTCGACAGCTCAAAAGGCATCCCGTTGCGCCTCTATAAAACGGGAGATTTCGTACACAGGAACAAAGACGGCGTGCTGGTGTTTCAAGGGCGTGTCGACAACCAGGTCAAGTTTCGCGGCTACCGCATCGAACTCGACGAAATCAGAGTTGCGATCGAAAACCATGATTGGGTCAAATCCGCCGGCGTTTTCGTGAAACCCCACCCACGCACCCAACAACCGATGCTCGTTGCCGGTATCGAACTCAATCCGCGCGAAGCGCAACTGATGGATCAGGGCGTTGCGAGCGCACATCACAGAAGCAAAAAGAGCCGCCTGCAGGTCCGAGCCCAGCTTTCCGACGGCGGTTTGCGCAGCACCGACGAACTCAAGAGCCATCCTGCGATCAAGCTTGCCGGTACGAACACGACTGCCGCCCAACGCGCGTTCGCATTCGCCCGCAAGACGTATCGCTTTTTCGAAGGCGGAGACACAACGGTTACAGACCTGCTCTCACTCCTCGCCCAGCCGGAACGGGAAGCTGCCAAGGCCAACGGCCCTGACGAACTGACCGCTGAGACGCTTGGTCATCTATTGCGCCATCTCGGTCGGTTCACCAGCACTGAGCGCTTGCTGCCGAAATTGGCTTATGCCTCGCCGGGCGCACTCTATGCTACCCAAGTCTATCTGGAGCTGTCGGGCATGGCCGGCTTGGATGCCGGATACTACTATTACCACCCCGCAAGGCACGAACTTGTCCGGACGAAACCGCGGGATGCCACCGACAGACCGCGTATGCGCTTTCACTTCGTCGGCAAGATCAAGGCGATCGAGTCCGTGTACAAGAACAATATTCGCGAGGTGCTGGAATTCGAAACCGGTCACATCCTTGGTTTGCTCGACCATGTCTTACCCCAGTACGGCCTTGGCGTCGGCGCGGGTTATGCCGATCCGGGCGCCATGCCGTACCTCGATTGTGCAGAAGGCCACATCTATCTCGCCGCTTACGATATCGTCGCAAATGATGAGCGACAGACGCAGATTGCCGTAGACTTCTTCCTACAGGCCCACGGCAACCGGATAGAAGGGCTTGCACAAGGGCAATATGCCTATCGCGACGGCGCCCTCGTGCCCTTTTCTCCGCATATTCTTGAAGCGCGTCACGTCATCGCGATTAACCAACGTGTTTATGAACGTGCCAGCGGGATGATTTCGATGATCAGCCGCAGCGCCGAAAGCTGGCACGCCTATATCGACCTTGGACGCGCCTTACAGAGGCTCCAGCAGAACGAACAACGCATCGGCACCATGTCCTCGGGCTACAGTTCCAAGTCCGGCAACGATCTCGCCGCCGCCGTGCGGCTCCGCGACATCCTCACGGAACGTGGGCTGAAAGCGGACGTCTGCTATTCGGCGGTGTTCGGTAAGGTCAGCGCTGCCCAACAGACGCATGAGGGTATGCACGAAGACACTGTTCATATGGAGGGGCCCGCCGAGTTGATCCGCAAGGATCTTCAGACGACGCTGCCCGACTACATGGTGCCAAGTAAGATCGCCCTGATCGCCAAGATGCCCCACAGCGCATCAGGCAAGGTCGATGTGAACGCTCTTAAAGCTCTCCCTGAGTTTCAGGATGGAGACGCCGAACGCGAAGTGGTCATGCCACGCAACGAGACTGAAGAGCACCTAGCCCGCATCTGGAGCGAAGAACTCGACGTCGAAGACCTTTCGATACACGACGACTTCTTTGAGATCGGGGGCGACTCGTTGCAGGCGGTGCAGCTGGTGCTCAGCGTCAACAATGCCTTTGGCGTAGATCTGCCGGTCCAGGTGCTGTTCGAGGACTCGACGATCGCGGACCTCGCGCGGCGACTGGATGCCAACGGCCCCCGCCACACGGTGTCGCGCGCCGTTACCCTCAAAAATGGCAGTGGTAAACCCATCTTCTGCTGGCCGGGCCTCGGCGGATATCCGATGAACCTCCGCCATCTCGCCAATGCCCTCAACACAGCCCGGCCTTTCATCGGCGTGCAAGCGCTCGGCGTAAACGCAGGTGAGAATATCTGCCACTCTATCCATGAGATGTCCCTTCGCGACACGTTGATGATGCGCGAGATGCAGCCAAAAGGGCCCTACACGCTGTGGGGTTATTCCTTCGGTGCTCGTGTCGCCTACGAGACAGCCTGGTATCTTGAGCAAGCCGGTGAAGAGGTTGCCGAACTGATCCTCATTGCTCCCGGTTCTCCCCGGCTACCGGGTGGTGACCCGGTTCGCGGCGACTTGGCAACCCTGTTCCGCGATGCATCCTTCCTGACCATCCTCTATTCAGTCTTTGCCCAGACGATCGCACCGGAGCGGGTGGCTCCAGTGATTGCGACGGTTCGCGATGAAACGTCTTTCATCAATTTTATCGCGGCCGAAAAGCCCGAACTCGACATCGGCGTAATCACAAGGATCACGAGGCTCGTCGCCCAAACCTATACGCCGGAATACGGATTGCAGATGAAAGAGCGGGAATTACTTGCGCACGTCTGCCTGTTCAAGGCGCGAGGCGACGATCTCTCCTTCCTCGAGCAGGCGATCGGGACACTCAGACAACCTGCCAGCGTCGTCTCCCTCTCGCCGGACCATTACGAACTCCTGAAACAGAGCAGGGTCGTAGAACTTGCACAAGCGATCCGGCGGCACGCACCTGCCTGGCAACGCAGCCATTCGCAACGGCTTTCGCTTGAGGAAAGTGTATAA
- a CDS encoding TetR/AcrR family transcriptional regulator, translated as MDTFWRNGYEGTSAQNLVDATGLGRGSLYAAFSNKDGLFEQALLRYRKCSQAHVDQLRQDGSPVGRLREMMMNMINADMEASSEKRGCLATNSAIEMAGRDPRVAGLVRENFTILMQGIEETIRRSQAAGEVRPEVDTASLALFVFNAVQGLRVLAKSARPQDRKKLITIIDQTLAVMT; from the coding sequence ATGGACACCTTCTGGCGCAATGGCTACGAGGGTACCTCGGCGCAAAACCTCGTTGACGCCACTGGTTTGGGGAGAGGTAGTCTTTATGCGGCTTTCTCCAACAAGGATGGTCTTTTTGAACAGGCTCTTCTTCGCTACCGCAAGTGCAGCCAGGCGCATGTCGACCAACTCCGACAGGATGGTTCGCCGGTGGGACGCCTGCGCGAGATGATGATGAATATGATCAACGCCGATATGGAAGCCTCCTCGGAGAAGCGTGGTTGTCTCGCCACCAACAGTGCGATCGAGATGGCGGGCCGTGACCCGCGCGTAGCAGGCCTCGTGCGTGAGAATTTCACCATTTTGATGCAGGGTATTGAGGAGACCATCCGACGGAGTCAGGCAGCGGGAGAAGTCCGGCCAGAAGTTGACACAGCCAGCCTAGCGCTTTTTGTCTTTAATGCGGTGCAAGGTCTGCGTGTGCTAGCCAAATCCGCCCGGCCGCAGGACCGCAAAAAGCTGATCACAATCATCGATCAGACACTGGCTGTGATGACCTGA